A window of Pyrus communis chromosome 3, drPyrComm1.1, whole genome shotgun sequence genomic DNA:
ggattgattttaaaaacatttttaccaaaatcattttcaattattttagaAGTACTTTCAAACGATCCATAATACCCCACACGATCACTATTCATCCAAACATGACGTAACTGATGATGATCTTTTCCTCGTTTTCagacttttctttttctatttgtttattGTTACCATTCAGATCTGGTTGGTCGGACGCAGagctcacctctctctctctctcttgctctctCTCCGAGTCTCTCCCTCAGATCCCCTTCAAGCCTTCAAGGTAacaatttaatttaagttttcattTAGTTTGCTCTGTTTTCAATTTTCGCATACAAAGCTgcttaattttcctttaaaagttttaattttgttattctGCTGCCTTTGCAATTCATATTTCCTTTTGCTTCTGCTGGATTAATTCATATTATCTTCGTTTTAATTGCTAGTTTGATGATTGATTATTACTCTTAAGTTGTCTTGTTCTTCTCTTAATTTGATGCATTTGGTGGTTGTGAATTTTTGAATCACACTGCCGTGGAAAACAATGAATTGGGGTGGTTGGggaacctttcaaaaacagtcTGGAGAATTTTCCAAAAACAGTAATCCATTTAGTAAGAATCTTAAAAATGTCGAATCGATTATCGGTTAACTATCCAGAAAAAAAgagggatgtgctatccacacatccttttttatttttcacacacctcttattaatttatgtactttgatcttattcaattcatctgatccaacagccgaaaattaaaaaggtgtgtgagaagtaaaaaagggtgtgtgaatatcacaccccaaaAAAGATTGTCCATTTAGTTTCATCCAACTAACTGCCCATTACTCAGATTTTAGCGAAAAGTTTCGTCAGTTGTAATCAAGGGTTTGATATTTCTAGGTGTATCTGGTTCTAGCTGAATTGCAGATAATGATGCAAAGTTTCTTTGAACAGAAATCTTTTCAATCAATTCAGGTTTCCTTTGATTTCGAATCCAATCCCGCGGGCTTGTTTGCGTGTGGCTGTATGAAGCTTCAATATTTGCATTATCATCTTAATATACACAAGGTTTCTTAGATGTGCTATTTCAACAATTGGATAAAATCTTAGATGTGCTAATTTCTGCAGGTATTCATTCTTCAGCACACAATCAAATGGCTCGATCTGCACTAGACGAGACCTCACTATCAGGTGCATTTGTGAGAACTGCTTCTGTATTTCGTAACTTCATTTCGCGGGACCCGAATTCTCAATTTCCAGCAGAAGCTGGAAGATATCATCTGTATGTATCATATGCTTGCCCTTGGGCTTCCAGGTGCCTTGCATACTTGAACATAAAAGGACTCGATAAAGCCATCAGCTTTACGGTATAGCACTGTATATTAGATCTTTACTTGCTAGATTCACTTTCTAAGTGCCAAACTAATCTTAtctgtttgtttgattgtttgattgttttgCGTTACTTAGTCAGTCAAACCGATATGGGAAAGGACAAAAGAAAGTGATGAACATATGGGGTGGGTTTTTCCTGCTTCTGAAACAGAGCTAGCGGGAGCTGAACCTGACCCTTTGAATGGAGCAAAAAGCATTAGAGAACTTTACGAGCTTGCAAGCACACAGTATACTGGAAAGTACACAGTTCCAGTATGTTCACTCATATTAAGTggccttttcatttttctttcgtTGACTATCTGATACCAAATGACTGATCATTTTACTTTTGGTAGGTTCTATGGgataaaaaactcaaaacaattGTGAGTAATGAGAGCGGGGAGATTATTCGCATGTTCAATACTGAATTCAACGATATAGCTGAAAATGCGTCTTTGGACTTATATCCTCCTCACTTGCAATCCCAAATTGATCAGACAAATGAATGGATATATGACAAGATAAACAACGGTGTCTATAAATGTGGGTTTGCGAGGAAGCAAGAGCCTTATGATGAGGTATGTTTTTGAAGCTGTAATTAGTTTCGACTGTGTAGGTTCTGGAGTTTACGTTCTCTTTAAGgaccatttgtgctatctctaaCACATTGGTTATCTTTCTCTTCGCACTTTCTCAGGCTGTGAAACAATTGTACGAAGCTTTGGATAAATGTGAGGAGATACTTAGCAAGCAACGATACCTGTGCGGGAACACATTGTCTGAAGCAGATATTCGGTTGTTTGTCACTCTTATAAGATTCGACGAGGTACTGTTTTTTGACTCCTCAAGTAAGATTTGTTTTTTGTCAGAAAATTCTGCCAATTTAATGGTTTTCGATCTATAATATGAAGAGAACCAAGAACCATGCTAGTTTTTTTTATCGTTGATGACAGGTTTACGTAGTCCACTTCAAGTGCAACAAGAAAGTACTACGAGAATACCTGAATTTGTTCAACTACACCAAAGACATTTTCCAGGTTCCGGGGATGAGCAGCACAGTCAACATGGATCACATAAAGCGGCACTACTACGGAAGCCATCCGTCTATCAATCCATTCGGAATAATTCCTAGCGGGCCAGATATCGACTACTCTTCGCCTCATGACAGAAACAGGTTTTCGACTTAGGTTTTACACACTACCGATCATAAATCAAACGACGTATAATTTGCGAATTGAGTTTGTGCGTCTTTGTTGTGTCTGTAAAGCTCGTT
This region includes:
- the LOC137729707 gene encoding uncharacterized protein; protein product: MARSALDETSLSGAFVRTASVFRNFISRDPNSQFPAEAGRYHLYVSYACPWASRCLAYLNIKGLDKAISFTSVKPIWERTKESDEHMGWVFPASETELAGAEPDPLNGAKSIRELYELASTQYTGKYTVPVLWDKKLKTIVSNESGEIIRMFNTEFNDIAENASLDLYPPHLQSQIDQTNEWIYDKINNGVYKCGFARKQEPYDEAVKQLYEALDKCEEILSKQRYLCGNTLSEADIRLFVTLIRFDEVYVVHFKCNKKVLREYLNLFNYTKDIFQVPGMSSTVNMDHIKRHYYGSHPSINPFGIIPSGPDIDYSSPHDRNRFST